One window from the genome of Glycine soja cultivar W05 chromosome 12, ASM419377v2, whole genome shotgun sequence encodes:
- the LOC114380565 gene encoding transcription termination factor MTERF2, chloroplastic-like has protein sequence MFFSCKTYNLYLPCSSVPLRNSTSCTIFNCQNPNEHHSILRKHNSKSTAYLLHHLSHKDGAPNPIPIPKPSELQDPMPHEEKVKVLELSLVRKRTPQFPGSIYAQSPSDSDVGSSLPPLRTLFQSSDDKDDDEEEKEMIMRALDIRRKVTEEVFKEAMRKGKFGITYTTNLVGRLSGFIDYIMIEAANLKRLPEYSNSTFNLRAKIVIDDSKVVPLIRWLKHNALSYPRIAKLILMSSGKLEAVRSFVEWLKSVHVKGEFLGVVMVNAGENIFQRSHVELDEIVLYLESNGVRRDWMGYVISRCPQLLSYSLDEVKNRAQFYHDMGLNEKDFGTMVFDFPKVLGYYSLEEMNAKVNYLKEFGLQTKDVGRLLAFRPQLMACSIEEQWKPLVKYLYYYGITQDGMRRMLTIKPMVFCADLQMTIVPKVRFFEDIGVRNDAIGNMLVKFPPLLTYSLNKKIRPVVIFLMTKAGVSEKDIAKVVALGPELLGCNIAHKLDLNVKYFLSLGIRLRQLGEMIADFPMLLRYNPDVLRPKYVYLRKTMVRPLQDLIEFPRFFSYSLEGRIIPRHKVLVENQINIKLRYMLTSTDEEFNKMVKGIIRKRLRFESAVTNEDTTLILETTPQA, from the exons atgTTTTTTTCATGTAAAACATACAATCTCTACCTTCCCTGCTCCTCTGTTCCCCTGCGCAATTCAACATCATGCACCATTTTCAATTGTCAAAACCCAAACGAGCATCACTCCATTCTCCGCAAACACAATTCCAAATCCACAGCATATCTCCTTCACCACCTCTCCCACAAGGATGGGGCACCCAACCCCATTCCCATTCCCAAACCCAGCGAGCTTCAAGACCCAATGCCCCACGAAGAAAAAGTCAAGGTTTTGGAGCTTTCCCTCGTCAGAAAAAGGACCCCTCAGTTCCCTGGCTCCATCTACGCTCAATCTCCCAGTGACTCCGATGTGGGTTCTTCTCTGCCCCCTCTCCGCACTCTGTTTCAATCAAGTGATGATAAAGACGACgacgaggaggagaaggagatgaTAATGCGCGCTCTCGATATTCGGAGGAAGGTCACTGAAGAGGTTTTCAAAGAAGCCATGCGAAAGGGAAAGTTTGGAATCACTTACACTACCAATTTGGTTGGCAGGTTATCCGGTTTCATTGATTACATCATGATTGAAGCTGCTAACTTGAAGAGATTGCCCGAATATTCAAACTCCACCTTCAATTTGCGCGCCAAAATTGTCATTGATGACTCTAAAGTTGTGCCACTTATTAG ATGGTTGAAGCACAATGCACTATCATATCCCCGGATAGCGAAGCTTATTTTGATGTCAAGTGGAAAACTTGAGGCTGTCAGGAGTTTTGTCGAGTGGTTGAAATCGGTACATGTGAAAGGAGAGTTTCTCGGTGTTGTAATGGTGAATGCTGGGGAAAATATTTTCCAGCGCAGCCATGTGGAGCTGGATGAGATTGTTCTGTATTTGGAGTCCAATGGAGTCAGGAGGGATTGGATGGGTTATGTCATTAGTCGTTGTCCTCAGTTATTGTCTTATAGCTTAGATGAAGTGAAGAATCGTGCACAGTTCTACCATGATATGGGCTTAAATGAGAAAGATTTTGGCACAATGGTTTTTGATTTTCCTAAAGTTCTTGGTTACTATTCGCTGGAAGAAATGAATGCAAAG gttaattactTAAAAGAATTTGGGCTTCAAACTAAGGATGTTGGCAGATTGCTTGCTTTTAGACCACAATTGATGGCATGCAGCATTGAAGAACAATGGAAGCCTCTTGTTAAGTATCTGTATTATTATGGGATCACTCAAGATGGTATGAGGAGAATGCTTACCATTAAACCAATGGTCTTTTGTGCTGACTTGCAGATGACTATTGTGCCAAAG GTACGGTTTTTTGAGGATATAGGGGTGCGCAATGATGCGATTGGCAACATGCTTGTGAAGTTTCCTCCTCTACTCACTTACAGTCTGAACAAGAAGATTAGACCAGTG GTCATATTCTTGATGACCAAAGCTGGAGTCAGTGAGAAAGATATCGCCAAGGTTGTAGCTCTTGGACCTGAGCTGTTGGGATGCAATATAGCACATAAGCTTGAtctaaatgtaaaatattttttgtctctTGGCATACGTCTTCGGCAATTGGGTGAGATGATTGCTGATTTTCCAATGCTGCTCAGATACAATCCAGATGTCCTTCGTCCCAAATATGTTTATTTGCGAAAAACAATGGTCCGGCCTTTGCAAGATCTCATTGAGTTTCCAAG GTTTTTCAGCTATTCTCTTGAGGGTCGAATTATCCCAAGACATAAGGTTCTAGTGGAGAATCAGATTAATATTAAGCTAAGATACATGTTGACTAGCACTGACGAAGAATTCAACAAAATGGTCAAGGGCATAATTAGAAAGCGCCtcagatttgaatctgctgtcACAAATGAGGATACTACGTTAATACTGGAGACTACACCCCAggcataa